One Desulfonatronum thiodismutans DNA segment encodes these proteins:
- the zupT gene encoding zinc transporter ZupT → MEQNLLLAFALTTFAGLSTGFGSFLAFFVKRENKLFLATALGFSAGVMIYISFVEMLPESMELLEPVYGEQGAAWLMTAGFFAGIFFIGIIDRLVPEYENPHHVRSADEITSPPDRSKQKLHRMGIFTALAIAIHNFPEGMVTFFATLHDPTLGVAIAVAVALHNIPEGIAVAVPIYYATGSRMKAFWLSLLSGLAEPLGAVIGYLILRPFFSDTVFGLIFAGVAGIMVFISIDELFPAAKEYDQGHAPVYALIVGMGVMALSLLLLM, encoded by the coding sequence ATGGAACAAAATCTTTTACTGGCCTTCGCTTTGACCACTTTTGCGGGACTGTCCACAGGGTTCGGCAGTTTTTTGGCCTTTTTCGTCAAACGGGAGAACAAGCTTTTTCTGGCCACGGCCCTGGGCTTTTCCGCCGGGGTGATGATCTACATATCCTTTGTGGAAATGCTTCCGGAGTCCATGGAACTGCTGGAACCGGTTTACGGCGAGCAAGGAGCGGCCTGGCTGATGACCGCGGGGTTCTTTGCCGGGATTTTCTTCATCGGGATTATCGACCGTCTGGTCCCGGAATATGAAAATCCGCACCATGTCCGCTCCGCGGATGAAATTACCTCCCCGCCGGATCGCTCCAAACAAAAACTGCACCGGATGGGGATTTTCACTGCCCTGGCCATTGCCATCCACAATTTTCCCGAGGGCATGGTCACGTTTTTTGCCACTCTTCACGATCCTACTCTGGGCGTGGCCATTGCCGTGGCCGTGGCCCTGCACAATATCCCCGAGGGCATCGCGGTGGCCGTGCCCATCTACTATGCCACGGGCAGCCGGATGAAGGCCTTCTGGCTCTCTCTGCTCTCCGGGCTGGCCGAGCCGCTGGGCGCGGTGATCGGCTATCTGATCCTGCGTCCGTTCTTCTCGGACACCGTGTTCGGGCTGATATTCGCCGGGGTTGCCGGAATCATGGTCTTCATCTCCATCGACGAGTTGTTCCCCGCAGCCAAGGAATACGACCAGGGCCATGCCCCGGTGTACGCCCTGATCGTCGGCATGGGGGTGATGGCACTGAGTTTGCTTTTGTTGATGTAA
- the lipA gene encoding lipoyl synthase, producing MHTTPSSTVATSSALRKPPWLRRPLPRDGRFFQLSENLRGLGLATVCRSARCPNIGECFSSGTATFLILGDVCTRSCAFCNITSGRPGPVAGDEPFRVSQAVAAMGLRYAVITSVTRDDLPDGGAEHFARVVRQLKTNIPGLAVEVLIPDFQGSRDALETVLESGVDVLNHNLETVPDLYPRVRPQAGYARSLELLARARDWAKEREQNVHTKSGLMLGLGETREQLRRVFRDLAASGCAILTMGQYLAPSAAHHPVIRYPSPEEFAELATLARAEGIGTVFSAPLVRSSYHASEVAESALVASDSTSTLNTAP from the coding sequence ATGCACACCACGCCATCTTCAACCGTCGCAACATCGAGCGCCCTCCGAAAACCGCCGTGGTTGCGTCGGCCACTGCCACGGGACGGACGCTTTTTCCAACTGAGCGAGAATCTTCGGGGCCTGGGCCTGGCTACGGTCTGCCGGAGCGCCCGGTGTCCGAACATCGGGGAGTGCTTCTCCAGCGGAACGGCCACCTTTTTGATCCTGGGCGACGTTTGCACCCGGTCCTGCGCTTTTTGCAACATCACCTCCGGCCGGCCCGGCCCGGTGGCCGGGGACGAGCCGTTCCGGGTCAGCCAAGCCGTGGCTGCAATGGGCCTGCGGTACGCGGTGATCACCTCCGTGACCCGGGACGACCTGCCCGACGGTGGAGCCGAACATTTCGCGCGGGTGGTTCGGCAGCTCAAGACCAACATTCCCGGACTGGCCGTGGAAGTGCTGATCCCGGATTTTCAGGGCAGCCGGGACGCGCTGGAAACCGTGCTGGAATCCGGGGTGGACGTGCTCAACCACAACCTGGAAACCGTGCCGGATTTGTACCCCCGAGTACGCCCTCAGGCCGGATACGCCCGCAGTCTGGAGCTCTTGGCCCGGGCTCGGGATTGGGCTAAGGAGCGCGAACAGAACGTGCACACTAAGAGCGGTCTGATGCTCGGACTGGGTGAGACACGGGAGCAACTGCGCCGGGTTTTCCGCGATCTGGCCGCCTCGGGGTGCGCCATCCTGACCATGGGCCAGTACCTGGCCCCGTCCGCGGCACATCATCCGGTGATCCGCTATCCGTCTCCCGAAGAGTTCGCCGAGTTGGCCACGTTGGCCAGGGCCGAGGGCATCGGCACGGTCTTTTCCGCTCCGCTGGTGCGCAGCAGCTACCACGCCTCGGAGGTCGCCGAGTCCGCCCTCGTTGCGTCGGATTCAACCTCAACCTTGAACACCGCCCCATGA
- a CDS encoding carbon-nitrogen hydrolase: MKTHAVLPFLVGLPQISIPSDPAQSLAKAEEFVHQAARLGAQVVCLPELFRSQYFCQHEDPEFFALAESIPGPSTEALGRVAREEGVVVLASLFERRGPGVYHNTLAIIDADGSLLGVYRKMHIPDDPGYYEKYFFAPGDTGFRAFDTRFGRIGGLVCWDQWYPEAARLTALRGALALFYPTAIGWHPEEKDRFGEEQQDAWVTVQRGHAVANGVYVAVVNRVGHEVPPGGGPGIEFWGNSFVAGPMGELLCRASADKEEILLAEIDPARLETVRQHWPFFRDRRIDAYGGITSRYLGDEA, encoded by the coding sequence ATGAAAACACACGCCGTTCTTCCGTTCCTTGTCGGTCTGCCCCAGATTTCCATTCCCTCGGATCCGGCCCAAAGCCTGGCCAAGGCCGAGGAGTTCGTGCATCAGGCCGCCCGCCTGGGCGCACAAGTGGTCTGTCTGCCGGAATTGTTCCGGTCGCAGTATTTCTGCCAGCACGAGGATCCGGAATTTTTCGCCCTGGCCGAATCCATTCCCGGCCCGTCCACCGAGGCTCTTGGGCGCGTGGCCAGGGAGGAGGGGGTCGTGGTCTTGGCCTCCCTGTTTGAGCGCCGCGGGCCCGGGGTTTACCACAACACCCTGGCGATCATCGACGCGGACGGATCGCTGCTCGGCGTGTACCGCAAAATGCACATCCCGGACGATCCCGGCTATTACGAAAAATATTTCTTCGCTCCCGGCGACACCGGATTCAGAGCCTTTGACACCCGTTTCGGCCGGATCGGCGGTCTGGTCTGCTGGGACCAGTGGTACCCTGAAGCGGCCCGGCTCACTGCCCTGCGCGGGGCCCTGGCCCTGTTCTACCCCACGGCCATCGGCTGGCATCCCGAAGAGAAGGACAGGTTCGGAGAAGAGCAGCAGGACGCCTGGGTCACGGTGCAGCGGGGGCACGCCGTGGCCAACGGCGTTTACGTGGCCGTGGTCAACCGCGTTGGTCACGAAGTCCCGCCCGGAGGAGGGCCGGGCATCGAGTTCTGGGGCAACTCCTTTGTCGCCGGTCCCATGGGCGAGCTGCTTTGCCGGGCCTCGGCGGACAAGGAGGAAATCCTGCTGGCTGAAATTGACCCCGCCCGCCTGGAAACCGTCCGCCAACATTGGCCCTTTTTCCGCGACCGCCGCATCGACGCCTACGGCGGGATCACGAGTCGCTATTTGGGGGATGAGGCATGA
- a CDS encoding agmatine deiminase family protein: MTVRYRLPAEWEPHAATWLAWPHNARDWPGKFAPIRWVYAEIVRHLALSEPVRILVRSPEQELEVRNLLKRSHVDLGQVTFFPIPTNRVWTRDYCPAFVHAHDGQNKRTHAVRFGFSGWAKYPDHELDAAVPEHIARTLDIPLTPLRHGDRTVVLEGGAIDGNGRGSLLTTEECLLDQQTQVRNPGLSREDLEAALLEHLGVTNVIWLGDGIAGDDTHGHVDDLCRFVNPNTVVLVRENDPKDANYRALRENRERLESARLEDGSRLEVVALPIPAPLYFENIRLPASYANFYISNATVVVPTFNDPQDRIALGILADLFPDRKVVGIHAVDLVWGFGTLHCLTHEQAAE; encoded by the coding sequence ATGACCGTCCGATATCGTCTGCCCGCCGAGTGGGAGCCCCACGCGGCCACGTGGTTGGCCTGGCCGCACAATGCCCGGGACTGGCCGGGCAAGTTCGCGCCCATTCGGTGGGTGTACGCGGAAATCGTCCGTCATCTGGCACTGTCCGAACCGGTGCGGATTCTGGTCCGTTCCCCGGAGCAGGAACTGGAAGTCCGCAATCTCCTGAAGCGCTCCCATGTGGACCTGGGACAGGTGACGTTTTTCCCCATTCCCACGAACCGCGTCTGGACACGTGACTATTGTCCGGCTTTTGTTCATGCCCACGACGGCCAGAACAAACGGACGCACGCCGTGCGCTTCGGCTTCTCCGGCTGGGCCAAGTACCCGGACCATGAGCTGGACGCCGCGGTGCCGGAGCATATCGCCCGAACCTTGGACATTCCCCTGACTCCGCTGCGTCACGGCGACCGGACGGTGGTTCTGGAGGGCGGGGCCATCGACGGCAATGGTCGGGGTTCGCTGCTGACCACCGAGGAATGTCTGCTGGACCAGCAAACCCAGGTCCGCAATCCCGGCCTGAGCCGCGAAGACCTGGAAGCGGCTCTGCTTGAGCATCTGGGTGTGACCAACGTGATCTGGCTGGGGGACGGGATCGCCGGGGACGACACCCACGGCCACGTGGACGACCTGTGCCGGTTCGTGAATCCGAACACCGTGGTTCTGGTCCGGGAAAACGACCCCAAGGACGCCAACTACCGTGCGCTGCGGGAAAACCGCGAGCGCCTGGAGTCCGCCCGCCTGGAAGACGGCTCCCGGCTCGAGGTCGTGGCCCTGCCCATACCCGCGCCCCTGTACTTCGAGAACATTCGGCTCCCAGCCAGTTACGCCAATTTCTACATCAGCAACGCCACGGTCGTCGTGCCCACGTTCAACGATCCGCAAGATCGGATCGCCCTGGGCATCCTGGCCGATCTGTTCCCGGACCGAAAGGTGGTGGGCATCCATGCCGTGGACCTAGTCTGGGGCTTTGGAACCCTGCATTGCCTGACCCACGAGCAAGCCGCGGAGTGA
- the lipB gene encoding lipoyl(octanoyl) transferase LipB, producing MPDPRASRGVTSGREFPAVVTGNLKGAVPSPIYLADRSLIVRDLGLMPYDQALGIQAEAVRDVATGGAERLLVLEHPLVITLGRNSGAEHLLVSPETLAERGIQLVHAARGGSVTCHFPGQLVIYPILRLNQRPGGLRRLVFDLEEAVIRTLTPYGLPAARNPGRPGVWIQDRKIASIGLALKNWVTFHGLALNVGLNTSLFDLITPCGLSGVRVTSVHGELGREEPGVAEVKEALVAALREELA from the coding sequence TTGCCTGACCCACGAGCAAGCCGCGGAGTGACCTCCGGGCGGGAGTTTCCCGCCGTGGTCACTGGCAATCTGAAAGGCGCCGTTCCTTCCCCCATCTACCTGGCGGACCGGAGCCTGATCGTCCGGGATTTGGGCCTCATGCCCTATGACCAAGCCCTGGGAATCCAGGCCGAGGCCGTGCGGGATGTGGCGACCGGAGGAGCGGAGCGGCTTCTGGTGCTGGAGCACCCGCTGGTGATTACCCTGGGCCGCAACAGCGGCGCGGAACATCTGCTCGTTTCCCCGGAAACCCTGGCCGAGCGCGGCATCCAACTCGTCCACGCCGCCCGCGGAGGCAGCGTGACCTGCCACTTCCCCGGCCAACTCGTTATCTACCCCATCCTGCGTCTGAACCAGCGTCCCGGAGGACTGCGCCGACTCGTCTTTGACCTGGAAGAAGCCGTGATCCGGACCCTGACGCCCTACGGCCTGCCCGCCGCCCGCAACCCCGGCCGTCCCGGAGTCTGGATCCAAGACCGCAAAATCGCCTCCATCGGCCTGGCCCTTAAAAACTGGGTCACGTTTCACGGCCTGGCCTTGAACGTCGGACTGAATACCTCTCTGTTTGATCTGATTACCCCCTGTGGTCTGTCCGGCGTCCGGGTCACCTCGGTCCACGGTGAGTTGGGGCGGGAGGAGCCGGGGGTGGCCGAGGTCAAGGAAGCCCTGGTCGCCGCTTTACGGGAAGAGCTTGCATAG
- a CDS encoding DUF4160 domain-containing protein codes for MPTISIFYGIIIRMYFAPDEHPPPHFHVYYGEFRATVDIRTCEVIQGNLPKKQTRLVLAWAELRQDELMADWALVMNGEEPFKIQPLQ; via the coding sequence ATGCCAACAATCTCAATTTTCTATGGCATCATTATACGAATGTACTTCGCTCCGGACGAGCATCCGCCTCCGCATTTTCACGTCTATTACGGCGAGTTCAGAGCGACTGTGGACATCCGCACGTGCGAAGTCATTCAAGGCAATCTGCCAAAAAAGCAGACAAGGCTTGTGTTGGCGTGGGCGGAGCTCCGCCAGGATGAATTAATGGCGGATTGGGCGTTGGTAATGAATGGCGAAGAGCCTTTCAAGATTCAGCCGCTACAATAG
- a CDS encoding DUF2442 domain-containing protein, with translation MYPSVKKVVPSEDYMLSIEFDNGEHGTLDMRPYLDFGVFQRLKDRDTFRRVRVPFDTIEWDSEIDLDPEFVYEKCQRISVNRKD, from the coding sequence GTGTATCCATCAGTAAAGAAGGTCGTCCCTTCCGAAGATTACATGCTTTCCATTGAATTCGACAATGGCGAACACGGGACTTTGGACATGAGGCCGTATCTCGATTTCGGTGTTTTTCAACGACTAAAGGACCGCGATACGTTCAGACGTGTTCGGGTGCCTTTTGATACCATAGAATGGGACTCCGAAATCGATCTCGACCCTGAATTTGTTTATGAAAAATGCCAACGAATCAGTGTAAATCGTAAAGATTGA
- a CDS encoding SH3 domain-containing protein produces the protein MSRMMSVQVQTGQLRSSPSFLAGIVGEVAYARQVQVLEERAGWARVAVPGTSLAGWMHGSALSSKRIVLQAGAEDVERAATTGEIALAGKGFSEEVEREFRSRNPNLDFRRIDQMQASAPTMAQIRRFAQEGQLRLA, from the coding sequence ATGTCGCGAATGATGAGCGTTCAGGTCCAGACCGGCCAGCTCCGGTCTTCCCCGTCTTTTTTGGCCGGGATTGTCGGGGAGGTGGCGTACGCCCGGCAGGTTCAGGTGTTGGAGGAGCGGGCCGGATGGGCGCGGGTGGCTGTTCCCGGTACGTCGTTGGCTGGCTGGATGCACGGCTCGGCCTTGAGCAGCAAGCGGATCGTGCTCCAGGCCGGGGCCGAGGACGTGGAGCGGGCGGCGACCACCGGTGAGATCGCCCTGGCCGGGAAAGGGTTTAGTGAGGAAGTGGAGCGGGAGTTTCGCTCCCGGAACCCGAACCTGGACTTTCGCAGGATCGATCAAATGCAGGCTTCGGCCCCGACCATGGCCCAGATCCGTCGATTTGCCCAGGAAGGGCAATTGCGCTTGGCCTAG
- a CDS encoding M48 family metallopeptidase has protein sequence MNLWSRRDFLAWSSKAGLAGACAGPLLTGGLAGLLSGCKTAEIAADFGRAAGVLDEQQAQSVARVGTAIGRSFEDITPEQEYYIGRTVGATILGSYKPYADQGANAYVNLVGTMVSLSSDMPETFGGYHFLILDSDEINAFAAPGGLIFITRGMLRCCVSEDAVAAVLAHEVGHIQHHHGIQTIQRARLTSAFTILAAEGARTLGGADLAQLTDIFEESVSDVVNTLAVNGYSRTAEREADRAAAVILDRAGYDSAALVSMLEVMDTKLTPGGPDFARTHPSPASRIRDIRPALPAVRASDPALRQQRFLAALPRI, from the coding sequence ATGAATTTGTGGTCAAGACGAGATTTTTTGGCTTGGTCGAGCAAGGCGGGCTTGGCCGGGGCGTGCGCCGGGCCATTGCTGACAGGGGGGCTGGCGGGGTTGCTGTCCGGGTGCAAGACCGCGGAGATCGCCGCGGATTTTGGGCGTGCGGCGGGGGTGCTGGACGAGCAGCAGGCCCAGTCCGTGGCCCGGGTGGGTACGGCCATCGGCCGAAGCTTCGAGGACATCACCCCGGAGCAGGAATACTACATCGGCCGGACCGTAGGGGCCACGATTCTGGGTTCCTACAAGCCCTACGCCGACCAAGGAGCCAATGCCTACGTCAACCTGGTGGGCACCATGGTCAGTTTGTCATCGGACATGCCCGAGACCTTCGGCGGCTACCATTTCCTGATCCTGGACTCCGATGAAATCAATGCCTTTGCCGCGCCTGGCGGGTTGATCTTCATCACCCGCGGCATGCTGCGCTGCTGCGTCTCCGAGGACGCCGTGGCCGCGGTTCTGGCCCATGAGGTCGGCCATATCCAGCATCATCATGGCATTCAGACTATCCAGCGGGCCCGGCTGACGTCGGCCTTCACCATCCTGGCCGCTGAAGGGGCGCGGACCCTGGGCGGAGCGGACCTGGCCCAGCTGACGGATATTTTCGAGGAATCGGTCTCGGACGTGGTGAACACCCTGGCGGTCAACGGCTACTCCCGCACCGCCGAGCGCGAGGCGGACCGGGCCGCGGCCGTGATCTTGGACCGCGCCGGCTATGACAGCGCGGCCCTGGTCAGCATGCTGGAGGTCATGGATACCAAGCTGACTCCGGGAGGACCGGACTTTGCCCGCACCCATCCCTCGCCCGCCAGTCGAATTCGGGACATCCGTCCGGCTTTACCCGCGGTTCGGGCTTCCGACCCGGCCTTGCGGCAACAGCGTTTTCTGGCCGCCTTGCCTCGGATTTAG
- a CDS encoding efflux RND transporter permease subunit has protein sequence MTASASPPRPTRPHGLVPAMVAPFLSSHLAGVFLVLALALGVAALLVMPREEEPQIVVPMADVIVQAPGAGPEEVEKLVATPLEKLLWQIDGVEYVYSVSRRDQAVVTVRFFVGEDRERSLVKLHNKITMHEDQVPPLVADWLIRPVEIDDVPVLTVTLYSPTRSDFELRRIGEEFLARLSEVPEVSRAEIIGGRHREVRVEPDPLRMAGHGVTFADLDRTLTAADAALSAGSLLRDNQELNVLGDGRFTTAADVAGVVVGVHQGHNQARPVFLRDVAQVLDGPCEPVSYTRIRFGEAQARNLHGGGHSLEMPAVTLALAKQRGANAVAVTRDLLAAVTELRPLVLPADVHLEITRDYGQTAQNKVGDLLWSLVFAVATVVIVLALTLGWRAALVVAVAIPVSFSLALFSSHLLGYTINRVTLFALILSLGLVVDDPITNVDNIRRHMRLNHPGPAWATLSAVAEVFVPVIMSTLAIIACFLPLFFITGMMGPYMAPMAATVPLTVIFSTVCALTIVPWLCHMLLRRKTRPGVALPQASTTGGTPTGVPDWILRAYRVAIGPFLDSRMLRAALVGVVLALLLLAVSLAALRLVPLKMLPFDNRDEFQVVVDMDEGTPLEITDAVLRDMAAYLAGLPETASVLSFAGIASPMDFNGMVRRYYAREGGHLGDIRINLTPKNERRRQSHEIVLSVRTDLERIAREWSATIQIVEIPPGPPVMATLVAEIYGGPEQPYELLFQGAEHVRAKMEAKEFVVDVDDSRVAPRPRLTFIPDREKAGLHGLSARDLVHTLHMAAAGTTPATVQSPHERQTLPVRVILPRELRVSVADLEALHVRGANGSMLPLGELGRFVWEMEEQPILHKNLRRVVYVTAETVGLPPAEAVLDLQAKLRGDPPPPGVDVVWTGEGEWKITVDVFRDLGLAFGAAMIGIYLLLVVQTASLALPLLIMTAIPLTLMGIMPGFWLLNLLTGREVDGFADPVFFTATAMIGMIALGGIVIRNSLVLIDFIRAAVDRGQDFKDAVLQSGAIRLQPIVLTALTTALGVWPITLDPVFSGLAWALIFGLIASTLFTLVLIPVAYFVLFRPRDGEVRDS, from the coding sequence ATGACCGCATCCGCTTCTCCCCCTCGCCCCACCCGACCTCACGGGCTCGTCCCGGCCATGGTGGCCCCGTTTCTCTCCTCGCACTTGGCCGGGGTGTTTCTGGTCCTGGCCCTGGCCCTGGGCGTCGCGGCCCTGCTGGTCATGCCCCGGGAGGAAGAGCCGCAGATCGTCGTGCCCATGGCCGACGTGATCGTCCAGGCCCCGGGAGCAGGACCGGAAGAGGTGGAAAAGCTGGTGGCCACGCCGCTGGAAAAGCTGCTTTGGCAGATCGACGGGGTGGAGTACGTCTATTCCGTGTCCCGGCGGGACCAGGCCGTGGTCACGGTCCGGTTCTTCGTGGGCGAGGACCGGGAACGTTCCCTGGTCAAGCTGCACAACAAGATCACCATGCACGAGGACCAGGTTCCGCCGCTGGTCGCGGACTGGCTGATCCGGCCCGTGGAAATCGACGACGTGCCCGTGCTCACCGTGACCCTGTACTCCCCGACCCGGTCCGACTTCGAGCTGCGCCGGATCGGAGAGGAGTTTCTGGCCCGGCTGTCCGAGGTCCCGGAAGTGTCCCGAGCCGAGATCATCGGCGGACGCCACCGGGAAGTCCGGGTGGAGCCGGACCCGCTGCGCATGGCCGGACACGGGGTGACCTTCGCCGACCTGGACCGGACGTTGACCGCGGCCGACGCGGCCCTGAGCGCCGGATCCCTGCTCCGGGACAACCAGGAGCTGAACGTGCTGGGGGACGGCCGGTTCACCACGGCCGCGGACGTGGCCGGGGTGGTGGTGGGCGTGCACCAGGGTCACAATCAGGCCCGGCCGGTCTTCCTCCGGGACGTGGCCCAGGTTCTGGACGGCCCCTGCGAACCGGTCAGCTACACCCGGATCCGCTTTGGCGAAGCGCAAGCGCGGAACCTGCACGGGGGCGGCCATTCCCTGGAAATGCCCGCGGTGACCCTGGCCCTGGCCAAGCAGCGCGGGGCCAACGCCGTGGCCGTGACCCGCGACCTTCTGGCCGCTGTAACGGAACTGCGGCCCCTGGTGCTGCCCGCGGACGTGCATCTGGAAATCACCCGGGACTACGGCCAAACCGCCCAGAACAAGGTCGGCGATCTGCTCTGGTCCCTGGTCTTCGCCGTGGCCACGGTGGTGATCGTGCTGGCCCTGACATTGGGCTGGCGGGCCGCCCTGGTGGTGGCCGTGGCCATTCCGGTCAGCTTTTCCCTGGCCCTGTTCAGCAGCCATCTGCTGGGCTACACCATCAACCGGGTGACCCTCTTCGCCCTGATCCTCTCCCTGGGTCTGGTGGTGGACGACCCCATCACCAACGTGGACAACATCCGCCGGCACATGCGCCTGAACCATCCCGGCCCGGCCTGGGCCACCCTCAGCGCGGTGGCCGAAGTCTTCGTGCCGGTGATCATGTCCACCCTGGCCATCATCGCCTGCTTTCTGCCCCTGTTCTTCATCACCGGGATGATGGGCCCGTACATGGCCCCCATGGCCGCCACCGTGCCCCTGACCGTGATCTTCTCCACGGTCTGCGCCCTGACCATCGTCCCCTGGCTCTGCCACATGCTGCTGCGCCGCAAAACAAGGCCCGGCGTCGCTCTTCCCCAGGCTTCCACTACCGGCGGCACTCCCACCGGGGTTCCGGACTGGATTCTGCGCGCCTACCGCGTGGCCATCGGCCCGTTTCTGGACTCCCGGATGCTGCGCGCGGCCCTGGTCGGCGTGGTCCTGGCCCTGCTGCTCCTGGCCGTCTCTCTGGCCGCGCTGCGCCTAGTGCCCCTGAAAATGCTGCCCTTTGACAACCGCGACGAGTTCCAGGTGGTGGTGGACATGGACGAGGGCACGCCTCTGGAAATTACGGACGCGGTGCTCCGGGACATGGCCGCCTACCTGGCCGGACTGCCCGAAACCGCCAGCGTGCTCAGCTTCGCCGGCATCGCCTCGCCCATGGACTTCAACGGCATGGTCCGGCGCTACTATGCCCGGGAAGGCGGCCACCTGGGCGACATCCGGATCAACCTGACGCCCAAGAACGAGCGCCGCCGCCAGAGCCACGAGATCGTCCTCTCCGTGCGCACCGATCTGGAGCGCATCGCCCGGGAGTGGTCGGCCACCATTCAGATCGTGGAAATCCCGCCCGGCCCGCCGGTCATGGCCACCCTGGTGGCGGAGATCTACGGCGGCCCGGAGCAGCCGTACGAACTGCTCTTCCAGGGCGCGGAGCACGTCCGGGCCAAGATGGAGGCCAAGGAATTCGTGGTGGACGTGGACGACAGCCGGGTCGCCCCCCGACCCCGGCTGACGTTCATTCCGGATCGGGAAAAAGCCGGGCTGCACGGCCTGAGCGCACGGGACCTGGTCCACACTCTGCACATGGCCGCGGCAGGAACGACTCCGGCCACGGTCCAAAGCCCCCACGAGCGGCAGACTCTGCCCGTGCGGGTGATTCTGCCCCGGGAACTGCGCGTTTCCGTAGCGGACCTGGAGGCCCTGCACGTGCGCGGAGCAAACGGGAGCATGCTGCCTCTGGGCGAGTTGGGCCGATTTGTCTGGGAAATGGAAGAACAGCCCATCCTGCACAAGAACCTGCGCCGGGTGGTCTACGTCACCGCGGAGACCGTCGGCCTGCCCCCGGCCGAAGCCGTGCTGGACCTGCAGGCCAAGCTGCGGGGCGACCCACCGCCTCCGGGCGTCGACGTGGTCTGGACCGGAGAGGGGGAATGGAAGATCACCGTGGACGTGTTCCGGGATCTGGGGCTGGCCTTTGGCGCGGCCATGATCGGGATATATCTGCTGCTGGTGGTCCAGACCGCGTCCCTGGCCCTGCCCCTGCTGATCATGACCGCCATCCCGCTGACCCTGATGGGCATCATGCCCGGGTTCTGGCTGCTGAACCTGCTCACCGGCCGGGAGGTGGACGGCTTCGCGGACCCGGTCTTCTTCACGGCCACGGCCATGATCGGGATGATCGCCCTGGGCGGCATCGTGATCCGCAACTCCCTGGTGCTCATCGACTTCATCCGGGCCGCCGTGGACCGGGGCCAGGACTTCAAGGACGCCGTGCTCCAAAGCGGGGCCATCCGCCTCCAGCCCATCGTGCTCACCGCCCTGACCACGGCCCTGGGCGTCTGGCCCATCACCCTGGACCCGGTCTTCTCCGGCTTGGCCTGGGCCCTGATCTTCGGCCTGATCGCCTCCACCCTCTTCACCCTGGTGCTGATCCCCGTAGCCTACTTCGTCCTGTTCCGGCCGCGGGACGGGGAGGTCCGGGACAGCTAA